The Alnus glutinosa chromosome 3, dhAlnGlut1.1, whole genome shotgun sequence nucleotide sequence TGCCTTAAATTAACAAGCTAGGcagatatatattttgttaacatatATGCATCCTGAATGCATGGTCTATTGGTGTACTACTTAGGAtgctaaagaagaagaagaagaagaagaagaagaagaagaagaaaaaaacgagTAATTTCTGTTCTGAATAGatcaaaagtaaataaaaaaaactacctCCAGCAAGATTGCGTACAAATATCCCATTGTGCAGCACATAATTGTGTTATCGGACTTAATTAATGGAATGAGGTaatcattatattattattgtgagCTGTTAATAATTAAGATGTAATTCCTTGCATTAATATTAAATTCTACTTAAAATGATAGTCAAAACATTGATCTTTCTTTAATATTTCCTGgccaataaaaatgcaaattcTAACGTATAAGTTGACTCCACTATGCAATTGGCAAATTATTATCAACGACTTTCGTTAGGTCTTCTTTTCTTAGCACAACCACGAAATAATAATAGCCTCACAAATCCCATAAACAATAAGAACTCAAACCCCCATAATTAATGCGTAGACTGTACGTGTGATTATGATCCCAACCAGAGTGTTAACCATCAAAAAATTCCAGTCTTATATTCCGGCCATAACAAACTTAAATTGTGAAAGAATATagagttaaaaacaaaaatcaaagccCATACAATTTTAGGTTAAGTATATTGGAATGATCATGATTACATGGGAATAAGAATGAGTATTATAAAAAATACGAAAAGCTAAAATTGAATGATTCATTTCACGTACATAAATGACCAAATTTCTTAACTAGCAAACATACTCCATCTCTAGCCATCGTCTGTACCATCCCACTTCTAGCCACCGTAGGGGTGGGCGGCTATGACCTAAGCTTGATGGTGATTGGCAGTATGTTGGGTTGACTAGTGGGTTGGGGTGGATGGTGGTCGGAGACGGCATCAGACGGTAACCCTAGATGGTGGAGGGTTTCTAGGGACAACGACAAATGGTGGTTGGAAACGATAAAAGGCCATTGGAGACAATGAGGTACGGTGGCCGTAGATGGCAAAGGACCGTTGAATATGGATGCTGGTGTTAGGTCGGGCCGAACGATGGCCAATTGTTGGCGAGGCTGCGTAGTGGTTGGAAGTGAGATGGGTCGGGCGGTGACCGTCCGTTAGCACCTATCTTGTCGTCACAGCTAGAAAATTGCATGCCAGGGGTGGCTGAGACCACCCTTGAAGGCATTAGGGGTCATGCGATCACCCTTGATTGTTCGGTTGGGGTGGCCAAGCAGTGGTGGATGGTATTAATATATTAACCCTTGATCTTGTAAATACaggagtattttaaaaattttgacataatttaatgaaaaatattcttaaatatttcaaaacttCGTTTCGCTGGTGTTTGACCAAGCTGAACTTCATCATTGTTTAAGCACGCAGTATTAATGGAATTTCATTTGTTCCTGAAGAAATTAAACCAACGCTTTCACACACGCCAATTGGTGTGTACGGGTCTTCGATCCTTTTCATGCTAGCTAAAAGTATGACTTCAGAGAATCAGGGTAACCTATATGGCTATATACGCGTCTTCCCTTTTCCTCGTTGACTTcaagttacaaaaaaaaaaaaagaaaaaaaaaagaaagaaagaaataataataactttctAGGCACGATCTCCAATCACTGAACATGATAGGAACGAACGAATTATACAGTTTGACAAGCTGTCAGCTGGCAAGATAATCCTTCTAGTAACGAAGACTATTGACTTGCAAttttgcaaaacaaaaaaaacaaacacaaacgaGGACAATTGACTGCGCGCCTTGATAAAAGGGAGCTCTAGTTTTGCAGTATAAAGCATATACCATGGCGGAAAACATGTTCCAGTAAAGAAGAGGAAGCTTAGATGGTGATGGGGTTCAAACATTTCATCTTTGCATTGCTCGCTGGTTTGGCTCTTCTACTTGCGGTTCATGCCCAGGATCAATCAGGTACTTATTATCATCTGAATCTTTGAATATGATCAGTTTGGTTTTGGCTAGCTGACTGAATAATAGCTAAGGGATTACTCTGTCTTGTCTGTCCCTGCAGGCTTCATAAGCATAGCTTGTGGGTTAGCAGCGAATTCTACCTTCACGGACGCTACAACAGGCCTAAATTACATTTCAGATGCGGCCTTCATAGACTCAGGTACAAGTAAGGGCATATCACCTGATATCAAAGCTAGTCATCAACAACAGGTATGGAATCTTAAAAGCTTTCCTCAAGGAAACCGCAACTGTTACAGCATAAACGTCACAAGAGGCACTAAGTATTTGATCCGTGGAACCTTCTTGCATGGGAATTATGATGGACAAGGTAATTTACCACAATTCGATCTGTATCTTGGAGCAGATACGTGGGAGACGGTCAAAGTGGTGAATTCATCGATTAGTGTCATCAAGGAGCTCATACATGTCCCGTCTCTAAATTACATACACGTCTGTCTCGTAAACACGGGCCTTGGAACACCATTTATATCAGCAATAGAGTTAAGGCCATTGAAAAATACCACCTATGTCACAGAATCTGGATCATTGGCACTTTTTTTGCGCCTGGATGTTGGATCAACAAGCGGGATAGCATACAGGTGAGTCATTATTTTATATGATATCAAGTCTAGCTGTAGAACATAAACTCAATTTGCTCCTGCCTTATACGGAATGTTTATTTAATTAGGTATGGATACGATGTTTATGATCGGGTTTGGATGCCCACTGACAACAGCTACTTTAAAGCGACAGATTTAAGTACCTCGCTTCCCATTGACTCCCAATCTCACAATGATTACCGACCACCATCTGTTGTCATGAGTACTGCCGTCACACCTATAAATGGTAGCGCTCCCTTAGAGTTCAACTGGGACTCAGATGCTAAGACTACCgaatattatatctatattcaCTTTGCTGAAATCGTAAAGCTCGAAGCCAACCAGTCTAGATCATTCAACATTACCCTCAACGGGAAGTACTGGTATGGACCCCTTGCTCCTAATTACTTATCTACAACCTCTCTGTATAGCCCATCGGCCCTCAGTGGAGCAGCAAcgtattatttttcaatcttcaaAACTGAAACTTCAACACTTCCACCCATCATGAATGCGATTGAGATATACTCAGTGAAATATTTCTTGCAATCAGAAACAGACCAAGGAGATGGTACGTACATTTTTCCAAATAAATATGCTTTTCACTGCATATCCTAGTTCGCATATATTTGACTGACTGGGATGCATGTTATGAAATTTTAGTTGATGCCATCGCAAAAATCAAGTCAACGTATGGAATAAAGAGAATTTGGCAAGGAGATCCGTGTGCCCCTAAAGGATACTCGTGGGATGGTCTAAATTGTAGCTTTGATGCTAATACTCCTCCTAGAATCACATTCTTGTAAGTCTATCCCTTCGTATAACCTTTATGACTTAATTTCAAACTTATCTTAGCTTGACTCTtaatttaagttatttttaaacttaaattaCTCAGGAACTTGTCCTCAAGTGGACTAACTGGACAGATATCTGCCGACATATCAAACCTCGTAATGTTGCAATATTTGTAAGTATCCACAATTTACTTGattacatcatttacaaacaTCATGATGATTGCCAAAGTACACATTTTCTATCcccaattaatattaaattaatataagtGATTCGCTCATTTCAGGGATCTATCTAACAATAACCTAACTGGATCAGTGCCTGATTTTCTGTCTCAATTACAATATTTGAGGGTTTTGTAAGTTACCTTTTATTTTAGGACTGATACTAGCTATAAATTTCATGgttaaagaaatggaaaaaaaaaaatgttcatatTCTACCTTTGCATGCAGAAACTTAGAAAGAAACCAGCTGTCCGGTTCAGTTCCAGCTCAACTAATTGAAAGATCAAACAATGGTTCATTATCACTACGGTATGATTTTTGTCAAAGACCATAAACATGCACCTTACtattataaattttcaaattttataaaatgaaaaatttatcGATTGTCTGCAAAAAAACCTAAAGCATAAATGGGTTACAATATCTACTAATGGTACatccaaaaattattttgacgGTTAATTGCATGCCTTTGTTTAACCCCATGATCAACACTATCATTTTTAGTGTGGGTGACAATCCAAATCTATGTGGATCTGGTTCGTGCAAAAAGAAGAACACCAGTAATGTTGTTATTCCAATAGTAGCATCAGTTGCTGGATTGTTGATCCTCTCATTAATTGTTGCTGCTATCTTCTTAGGACTTAGAAGGAGAAAACCACAAGGTGAGAATAAAGGTGGAAATCTTAATTATACGATTGATATTGAcatgaataaagaaaaaattctcCTTAGATATGAGGTAATTAAGCTCTTGATGATCTTTCCAGTTACGATGGTAGATACTGAATCCAGCATTAATCAAAATCCATCATTGGAGTCAATACAACGACAGTTTACATATTCTGAACTCCTAAAAATTACGAACAACTTTGAGAGGATTCTTGGTAAGGGTGGATTTGGAACAGTTTATCGTGGCAACATAGATGACACTCAAGTAGCAGTGAAGATGCTTTCTCCATCATCAATTCAAGGGTTTCAACAATTTCAATCAGAGGCACGTAACTGTAACTCATAAAAGCTCATACATATATTGATATACATATATTGTCCGACGCGCATGTATTCTAAAATTAAGGTTATAATTTGTAATTGCAGGTTAAACTTCTTATGAGGGTTCATCATAGAAATTTAACTACTCTTGTTGGGTATTGCTATGAAGGAACTAACATGGGGCTCATTTATGAGTACATGGCCAACGGAGACCTAGAAGAACATCTTTCAGGTTTGGGCATAATTGAAATATTAAGCAAAAAGTAATTCAGATTTCAGTTTATTAAATCTTATCCTCCTtagagaagaaaattttataattaattttagaattagaaAAATTTTCTTACATTGATTAGTACTACATGATcaacattaatttaatttgaataCAAAAATACATTAAGGTTTAAGC carries:
- the LOC133863745 gene encoding LRR receptor-like serine/threonine-protein kinase IOS1 yields the protein MVMGFKHFIFALLAGLALLLAVHAQDQSGFISIACGLAANSTFTDATTGLNYISDAAFIDSGTSKGISPDIKASHQQQVWNLKSFPQGNRNCYSINVTRGTKYLIRGTFLHGNYDGQGNLPQFDLYLGADTWETVKVVNSSISVIKELIHVPSLNYIHVCLVNTGLGTPFISAIELRPLKNTTYVTESGSLALFLRLDVGSTSGIAYRYGYDVYDRVWMPTDNSYFKATDLSTSLPIDSQSHNDYRPPSVVMSTAVTPINGSAPLEFNWDSDAKTTEYYIYIHFAEIVKLEANQSRSFNITLNGKYWYGPLAPNYLSTTSLYSPSALSGAATYYFSIFKTETSTLPPIMNAIEIYSVKYFLQSETDQGDVDAIAKIKSTYGIKRIWQGDPCAPKGYSWDGLNCSFDANTPPRITFLNLSSSGLTGQISADISNLVMLQYLDLSNNNLTGSVPDFLSQLQYLRVLNLERNQLSGSVPAQLIERSNNGSLSLRVGDNPNLCGSGSCKKKNTSNVVIPIVASVAGLLILSLIVAAIFLGLRRRKPQVTMVDTESSINQNPSLESIQRQFTYSELLKITNNFERILGKGGFGTVYRGNIDDTQVAVKMLSPSSIQGFQQFQSEVKLLMRVHHRNLTTLVGYCYEGTNMGLIYEYMANGDLEEHLSGEKANILSWEDRLRIATDAAQGLEYLHHGCKPPIIHRDVKCTNILLNENFHAKLADFGLSKIFPTDGGTHVSTVVAGTPGYLDPEYYISNWLTEKSDVYSFGVVLLEMITGRPAIERSPERTHISQWVSFMLAEGDIKNIVDPRLRENFNINSAWKAVEIAMACVSPTSAKRPTMSEAVVELKECLATKVTRTKEGHEGESTDSIEIINMNLTTELNPLAR